From Vreelandella neptunia, the proteins below share one genomic window:
- a CDS encoding DsbE family thiol:disulfide interchange protein, whose protein sequence is MKRRLLLLLLPVCFLGLALFFYQGLSLDPSQRDSALMAREFPTFEATTLRDENRRVDQTLLEGEVTLVNVWGEWCPACKQEMPQLLELADNGIRMVGVNYRDTREKGMQFLSEFGDPFEVNIFDPEGELGFDLGVYGAPETFLVDADGVIRYHHKGYISPQDVRERILPEVEKWR, encoded by the coding sequence ATGAAGCGACGGCTACTGCTATTACTGCTGCCGGTGTGCTTTTTAGGTCTGGCGCTGTTCTTTTACCAAGGCCTCTCGCTGGATCCCTCCCAGCGAGATTCAGCGCTGATGGCGCGGGAGTTCCCAACCTTTGAAGCCACCACGCTGCGTGATGAAAATCGCCGCGTTGACCAAACGCTGTTAGAGGGCGAAGTGACCCTGGTGAATGTGTGGGGCGAGTGGTGCCCCGCCTGTAAGCAGGAGATGCCGCAACTGCTTGAACTGGCAGATAACGGCATTCGCATGGTCGGGGTTAACTACCGGGATACCCGCGAGAAAGGCATGCAGTTTCTCAGTGAATTTGGCGATCCGTTTGAAGTTAATATTTTTGATCCGGAAGGCGAGCTAGGGTTTGATCTTGGCGTCTACGGCGCCCCGGAGACGTTCCTGGTCGATGCTGACGGGGTCATTCGCTATCACCATAAAGGCTACATATCTCCGCAAGACGTGCGCGAGCGAATTCTTCCGGAGGTGGAAAAATGGCGCTAA
- a CDS encoding cytochrome c-type biogenesis protein, with product MALMRTMAALLLLVIAFGAAAGGIELREFDDPVMEKRYHDLTASMRCPLCENQAIDDSDAPISGDMRDRVYQLLQEGQSDIEIINHMVQRFGEYILYNPRLESRTYLLWGLPIALVLLGVIVVVLMVRARRNASAKALSAEERQRIDALTNRKRSS from the coding sequence ATGGCGCTAATGCGAACCATGGCAGCGCTACTACTGCTGGTCATAGCGTTTGGCGCAGCGGCGGGTGGTATCGAACTGCGCGAATTCGACGACCCGGTCATGGAGAAGCGCTATCACGATTTAACCGCCTCCATGCGCTGTCCGCTGTGTGAAAACCAAGCCATTGACGATTCCGACGCCCCCATTTCAGGAGATATGCGCGATCGGGTTTATCAACTGCTGCAAGAAGGGCAGTCGGATATCGAAATTATCAACCATATGGTGCAGCGGTTTGGCGAATATATTCTCTACAACCCGCGTTTAGAGAGCCGTACTTATCTGCTTTGGGGCTTGCCCATCGCCCTGGTGCTGCTAGGCGTTATCGTGGTCGTACTGATGGTGCGCGCCCGCCGCAACGCCTCTGCTAAAGCGTTGAGCGCCGAAGAGCGCCAGCGTATAGACGCGCTGACTAACCGTAAGAGGTCTTCATGA
- the ccmI gene encoding c-type cytochrome biogenesis protein CcmI, with protein MTLLWIAIAILLLPALWLLVSPLRKARALHDQQRDFEANDTSAEQNVAIFKRRLASLEAALERGDIDAARFEEDRLELERSLLEDTAFRERRPLKAASAGRIVVPVVMLAVVAVSVIWYQQKGAEGDLVLLAVQQEVQNDPEGSLAMYIERMEEQAERQPDNPNVWSELFPLYRETGQMPKAVDALERLIEIEGRIPPLLAQLAQIRFFMAERELTDEVQALVDETLEQDPRQPTVLGLLGINAFDNGDYEQAIDHWRRAIANIEDPNTVSSLRDGIRVAQERLGVEPEETVAEGTGIRVRVSLDEELVGRVDDDASVFITARDIEGELPPLAVVRAQVSELPMTVTLDNSAAMSPQAQISQVQEARLVVRVSPSGQATPQPGDLFGDLENVSIGPIADDEAAEVVINRVFE; from the coding sequence ATGACGCTGCTCTGGATAGCCATTGCCATTCTACTGCTCCCCGCGCTGTGGCTGCTGGTTTCACCGCTAAGAAAGGCGCGTGCACTGCATGACCAGCAGCGTGATTTTGAAGCCAACGACACCTCCGCCGAGCAGAACGTGGCGATTTTCAAGCGTCGCTTGGCATCACTGGAAGCGGCTCTTGAACGCGGGGACATAGATGCCGCACGCTTTGAGGAAGACCGGCTGGAACTTGAGCGCAGTCTGCTAGAAGACACTGCTTTTCGCGAGCGTCGGCCGCTAAAGGCTGCCAGCGCCGGCCGTATTGTCGTGCCTGTGGTGATGCTCGCTGTTGTCGCTGTTAGCGTCATTTGGTATCAGCAAAAGGGCGCTGAGGGCGACCTGGTGCTACTGGCCGTGCAGCAAGAAGTTCAGAACGACCCTGAGGGATCGCTTGCCATGTACATCGAGCGCATGGAGGAGCAGGCCGAACGCCAGCCGGATAATCCCAATGTTTGGAGCGAGCTGTTTCCGCTCTACCGTGAAACCGGACAAATGCCCAAGGCGGTGGACGCCCTGGAGCGCCTGATCGAGATTGAAGGGCGTATTCCACCGCTGCTGGCGCAGTTGGCACAAATTCGTTTCTTTATGGCTGAGCGCGAGCTTACCGACGAAGTACAAGCGTTGGTCGATGAGACCTTGGAGCAAGACCCCCGCCAGCCCACCGTGCTGGGATTACTGGGTATTAATGCCTTCGACAACGGCGATTACGAGCAGGCTATAGACCACTGGCGCCGGGCGATTGCCAATATCGAGGATCCTAATACAGTGTCCTCGCTGCGCGACGGCATTCGCGTGGCTCAGGAGCGCTTGGGCGTTGAACCTGAAGAAACCGTCGCTGAGGGCACCGGCATTCGTGTCCGTGTCTCGCTGGATGAAGAGCTCGTTGGGCGCGTAGATGACGATGCCAGTGTCTTTATCACCGCCCGCGATATTGAAGGCGAGTTGCCGCCCCTGGCCGTGGTGCGGGCGCAAGTATCCGAGCTGCCCATGACCGTGACGCTAGATAACAGTGCTGCGATGTCCCCCCAGGCGCAAATCTCCCAGGTACAGGAAGCCCGTTTAGTGGTGCGCGTTTCGCCCTCTGGTCAAGCAACGCCCCAGCCGGGGGATCTGTTTGGTGACCTTGAGAACGTCAGCATCGGGCCGATTGCAGACGACGAAGCGGCCGAAGTGGTGATTAACCGTGTCTTTGAATAA
- the smc gene encoding chromosome segregation protein SMC, giving the protein MRLTSIRLVGFKSFVDPVTVPFDGNMTAIVGPNGCGKSNIIDAVRWVMGESSAKTLRGESMVDVIFNGSTGRKPISQASIELKFDNRDGGMGGVYAQYAEIAVKRLVTRDGQSNYFFNGQKCRRRDIADLFMGTGLGPRSYAIIGQGMISRLIEARPDDLRSTLEEAAGISKYKERRRETENRMRRTQENLERLDDIREELDKQLERLKRQAEAAKRYQDLKEQEYRLKGELALLRGRALRAEQSHQESRVRELEIAVEKDVFGVRQCETRLEQAREQHDELSEVLDRHQQQFFETTTRIARLEQDQAHRRSRETQLASDIATARRELDEQRRVSEGDQERLAAIDERFEDLLPEHEALEEQLESLEQALADASPALETAEQQWADAETRWRDASRDADRSQDQLRDLEQRIQRLQAENQRRRQQRSEVADLTALREEHAVCQAQLTEAEEQAEGFQTQRDQWQQRYGDAKAAYQQATQTRDNQRAELSQRQGELASLQALIDAALVDHDPAIGTTLEAYGLADAPQLGEALQVEPGWETLVSWLLAPWLNARLVNRHQLAALPEALATEWRLIDQTPPAASTSGQRLDSLVKGAGALGEWLASIHYTQTAEQAEALVAHLAPGESVVSQDGVWLGRGWLNQQANGEGIDGLLLTRRRYAELTAQRESEEEALALAEAQCEAASETIETLEQSREQQAEQERAHAATLQQLAVKERSLAQRLEHLESRATELDEELAQLQEDEAELALTIDEQRARWHVAMEQLESAAQARETSAEQRNRQREARDQLTQQHAPLKAQQQALALERERLSAERDSLRSQQARSSDSEERLSLRIAELEESREMLIEPDELAGEELEELLHQREQQEGRLNATRQQAQTLAEQLRNDELARQQHERNLEQSREQLQQRRMEAQALALKAATQDEQLAELGHNVETLTEQLPQEATETRWQERLESTTDKIRRLGAINLAAIEEYDQQAERRNYLEAQHAELTEALETLERAIKRIDQETRVRFRETFDQVNTGLQTLFPRVFGGGAAWLTLTGDDLLETGVAIMARPPGKKNSTIHLLSGGEKALTALSLVFAIFQLNPAPFCMLDEVDAPLDDANVGRYARLVKEMSENVQFIYITHNKIAMEAAERLMGVTMQEPGVSRLVSVGIEEAAALVD; this is encoded by the coding sequence ATGCGCTTAACGTCGATTCGTTTAGTCGGTTTTAAATCCTTTGTGGATCCCGTCACGGTACCCTTCGATGGCAATATGACTGCTATCGTGGGCCCCAACGGCTGCGGTAAATCCAACATTATTGACGCCGTGCGCTGGGTGATGGGGGAGTCATCCGCCAAAACCCTGCGCGGCGAATCCATGGTCGACGTTATCTTTAACGGCTCCACCGGCCGTAAACCGATCAGCCAGGCGTCCATAGAACTCAAGTTCGACAACCGCGACGGCGGCATGGGCGGTGTTTACGCCCAGTACGCGGAAATTGCCGTTAAGCGCTTGGTCACCCGCGACGGACAATCCAACTACTTCTTTAACGGCCAGAAATGCCGTCGGCGCGATATCGCCGACCTGTTTATGGGTACCGGTCTGGGGCCGCGCTCCTACGCGATTATCGGCCAGGGGATGATCTCGCGGCTGATCGAAGCCCGCCCCGACGATCTGCGCTCGACGCTTGAAGAGGCCGCGGGTATCTCCAAGTACAAGGAGCGCCGCCGGGAAACCGAAAACCGCATGCGGCGCACCCAGGAGAACCTGGAGCGTCTTGACGATATACGCGAAGAGCTGGATAAACAGCTAGAGCGTCTCAAGCGCCAGGCCGAAGCCGCCAAGCGCTATCAAGATCTCAAGGAGCAGGAGTATCGGCTCAAGGGCGAGCTGGCGCTATTGCGCGGGCGCGCCCTGCGTGCCGAGCAATCGCATCAAGAGAGCCGTGTCCGCGAACTGGAAATAGCCGTTGAAAAAGATGTCTTCGGCGTCCGCCAGTGCGAAACCCGCCTGGAGCAGGCCCGGGAGCAGCACGATGAACTTTCTGAGGTGCTCGATCGCCATCAGCAGCAGTTCTTTGAAACCACTACGCGCATCGCCCGTTTAGAACAGGATCAGGCCCACCGGCGTAGCCGTGAAACCCAGCTGGCCAGCGACATCGCCACGGCTCGGCGCGAATTGGACGAGCAGCGCCGCGTTAGCGAAGGTGATCAGGAGCGTTTAGCTGCCATTGACGAGCGCTTTGAAGATCTGCTCCCCGAGCATGAAGCGCTGGAGGAGCAGCTAGAAAGCCTGGAGCAGGCGCTGGCCGACGCGTCTCCCGCGCTGGAAACCGCCGAGCAGCAGTGGGCCGATGCCGAAACCCGCTGGCGGGATGCCAGCCGCGATGCAGATCGCAGCCAGGATCAGTTGCGCGACCTTGAGCAACGTATTCAGCGTTTACAGGCTGAAAATCAGCGCCGCCGTCAGCAGCGTAGCGAGGTAGCCGATCTCACCGCGCTACGCGAAGAGCACGCTGTGTGCCAGGCGCAGTTGACCGAAGCCGAGGAGCAGGCGGAAGGTTTTCAAACCCAGCGCGATCAATGGCAGCAGCGCTACGGCGATGCTAAAGCAGCCTACCAGCAGGCCACTCAGACGCGGGACAATCAGCGCGCCGAACTCAGTCAGCGCCAGGGTGAGTTGGCCTCACTTCAGGCGTTGATTGACGCTGCCCTGGTGGATCACGATCCTGCTATTGGTACGACCTTAGAAGCGTATGGTTTAGCGGATGCCCCTCAACTGGGTGAAGCACTGCAGGTTGAGCCCGGCTGGGAAACGCTGGTGTCCTGGCTGCTCGCGCCCTGGCTCAATGCCCGTCTGGTAAACCGCCACCAACTGGCCGCTTTACCTGAAGCCTTAGCCACGGAGTGGCGGCTGATTGATCAGACACCGCCAGCCGCCTCAACCTCTGGCCAGCGATTAGACAGTTTGGTCAAAGGCGCCGGTGCGTTGGGCGAGTGGTTAGCAAGCATTCACTATACGCAAACGGCAGAACAAGCGGAGGCGCTGGTAGCGCACCTCGCACCCGGTGAAAGCGTGGTAAGCCAGGATGGCGTTTGGCTGGGCCGCGGCTGGCTGAACCAGCAGGCCAACGGCGAAGGTATCGACGGGCTGCTATTAACGCGCCGCCGCTACGCCGAACTGACCGCCCAACGCGAAAGTGAAGAAGAGGCGCTGGCGCTGGCAGAAGCGCAGTGTGAAGCGGCCAGTGAGACCATTGAAACGCTGGAGCAGTCCCGTGAGCAGCAGGCCGAACAGGAACGCGCCCACGCCGCCACCCTGCAACAGCTGGCGGTAAAAGAGCGCAGCCTGGCCCAGCGGCTGGAGCATCTTGAAAGTCGCGCCACTGAACTCGATGAAGAGCTTGCCCAACTGCAAGAGGATGAGGCGGAGTTAGCGCTTACCATCGACGAGCAGCGTGCCCGCTGGCATGTGGCGATGGAACAGTTGGAAAGCGCGGCGCAAGCGCGGGAAACCAGCGCTGAGCAGCGCAACCGGCAGCGTGAAGCGCGTGACCAGTTGACCCAGCAACACGCCCCGCTCAAAGCGCAGCAGCAGGCGTTGGCGCTGGAACGCGAACGCTTAAGTGCCGAGCGCGATAGTCTGCGCTCACAGCAGGCGCGTTCGAGTGACTCTGAAGAGCGACTCTCGCTGCGTATTGCTGAGCTGGAAGAGTCACGGGAAATGCTGATCGAGCCCGACGAGCTGGCCGGTGAAGAACTCGAAGAGCTGCTTCATCAGCGCGAGCAGCAGGAAGGGCGCTTAAACGCCACTCGTCAGCAGGCTCAGACGCTGGCAGAACAGCTGCGCAATGACGAACTGGCCCGCCAGCAGCACGAGCGCAATCTGGAACAGAGCCGCGAGCAGCTACAGCAGCGGCGAATGGAAGCACAGGCGCTGGCACTCAAAGCCGCGACTCAGGACGAACAACTGGCTGAATTAGGACATAACGTCGAAACCCTCACCGAGCAACTGCCTCAGGAAGCCACTGAGACACGTTGGCAGGAGCGCCTTGAAAGTACCACGGACAAAATTCGCCGCTTGGGGGCAATCAACCTCGCTGCCATTGAGGAGTACGACCAGCAGGCCGAGCGACGCAATTATCTGGAAGCGCAGCACGCTGAGCTGACCGAAGCGCTGGAAACCCTAGAACGGGCGATTAAGCGTATCGATCAAGAAACCCGCGTGCGTTTCCGCGAAACCTTTGATCAGGTGAATACGGGACTACAAACCCTGTTCCCGCGGGTATTCGGCGGCGGTGCCGCCTGGCTAACGCTAACCGGTGATGATCTGTTGGAAACCGGCGTGGCGATTATGGCCCGCCCGCCGGGTAAAAAGAACAGCACCATTCATCTGCTCTCGGGCGGCGAGAAGGCGCTGACCGCGCTGTCGCTGGTATTTGCCATCTTTCAGCTTAACCCCGCGCCGTTCTGTATGCTGGATGAAGTCGATGCCCCCTTGGATGACGCCAACGTGGGCCGTTACGCCAGGCTGGTCAAAGAGATGTCTGAAAACGTTCAGTTTATCTATATCACCCACAACAAGATTGCCATGGAAGCCGCCGAGCGCTTGATGGGGGTCACCATGCAAGAGCCCGGCGTTTCGCGGTTAGTCTCGGTGGGTATTGAAGAAGCGGCGGCGCTGGTCGATTAA
- the zipA gene encoding cell division protein ZipA: protein MELREWLIILGLALVSLIVIDGARRLQRQRRVPRLDQAEKDLSGSSLDDPEEAAKAAEINWELPNGGARVVKPADYSGLGNKPKLERQEHPGPSRVLSEFRRSASAKAAKRKADKADKLDKVASAAKSAPSVAVKSEPPVTSAATSSASYATHHAPTEHERREPSISMTDSSHAGSAQTNSTQADSSLTESPQFKASESAQPEPQIEQPTYSAATPSSPVAEENLEASQPAASEAISLTVNEKDSEVSTQPQQEPEHTQEPVLRAEPEDAVFAKHANEHSPKRRQLRSDTAGEYDDLDDDEVDEYRLVDFEGMGRSLKRRLIARRKEKQRKKAEKAVRDQALAKQKAERKALEAEQKREAKEAADAERARLAQEQAQAREEAAASAAAADRLAAQQHAADEEARRYASHEYAAHEEGYEESFEADDYDGQAAGERGVNERVRVHPTLEKALRHDVNGEHAKETLSNADEVVVISVLSRDPEGFDGTKLLELMMVCGLRYSSEMGVFHRFETESDDSELQFSMVNVVKPGTFPIEEMGEFMTPGITLLMPLPGAIDSAAAFEAMVETAMVVVRHMGGELKDENRSVMTAQTIEFARQRVREFERRHRLHRQLQAR, encoded by the coding sequence ATGGAACTAAGAGAGTGGCTAATCATTTTAGGGCTGGCGTTGGTATCGCTCATCGTTATTGACGGTGCGCGAAGACTTCAACGACAGCGACGTGTACCCCGTCTGGATCAGGCGGAGAAAGACCTTTCCGGCAGTTCGCTAGATGATCCCGAGGAGGCTGCTAAAGCCGCGGAGATCAATTGGGAACTTCCAAATGGCGGTGCTCGAGTTGTTAAACCCGCAGACTATAGTGGCTTAGGAAATAAACCAAAGTTAGAACGTCAAGAGCATCCTGGGCCCTCTAGGGTGCTTTCAGAGTTTAGACGTTCCGCCTCTGCTAAAGCCGCCAAGCGCAAAGCTGATAAGGCAGATAAACTCGATAAAGTGGCATCAGCTGCTAAGTCCGCACCAAGCGTAGCCGTTAAGTCAGAGCCGCCAGTCACTTCTGCGGCGACGTCTTCTGCTAGCTATGCTACCCACCATGCGCCCACAGAACATGAGCGCCGTGAGCCCAGTATCTCAATGACTGACTCTTCACACGCTGGTTCTGCTCAAACTAACTCTACTCAAGCTGACTCGTCTCTAACAGAGAGCCCACAGTTCAAGGCATCAGAATCCGCGCAGCCTGAACCACAAATCGAGCAGCCTACGTATTCTGCTGCAACGCCTAGTTCTCCGGTGGCAGAAGAGAACCTTGAAGCGTCTCAACCTGCTGCTTCAGAGGCTATCTCGCTCACTGTCAATGAAAAAGACAGCGAAGTGTCGACCCAGCCTCAGCAGGAGCCAGAGCATACCCAAGAGCCTGTGCTGCGGGCTGAGCCAGAAGATGCCGTATTTGCTAAGCACGCCAATGAACATTCGCCGAAACGGCGTCAGTTGCGTTCTGATACAGCGGGCGAATACGACGACTTGGATGATGACGAAGTTGATGAGTATCGCTTGGTCGACTTTGAAGGCATGGGGCGCTCGCTGAAGCGTCGTTTGATTGCGCGGCGTAAAGAGAAGCAGCGCAAGAAAGCTGAAAAAGCGGTGCGTGATCAAGCCTTGGCCAAGCAGAAGGCCGAGCGCAAGGCTTTGGAAGCAGAGCAGAAGCGTGAAGCTAAAGAAGCCGCTGACGCAGAGCGTGCCCGCCTTGCTCAAGAGCAGGCCCAAGCTCGTGAAGAAGCGGCGGCCAGTGCGGCTGCCGCCGACAGGCTAGCCGCCCAGCAGCATGCTGCTGACGAAGAGGCGCGTCGCTACGCAAGCCATGAGTACGCAGCCCACGAAGAGGGTTATGAAGAAAGCTTCGAGGCTGACGATTATGATGGCCAAGCCGCTGGCGAGCGTGGGGTGAACGAGCGAGTCCGCGTACATCCAACATTAGAGAAAGCGCTGCGCCATGATGTGAACGGTGAACACGCTAAAGAAACGCTGTCCAATGCCGACGAAGTCGTAGTGATTAGCGTTCTTTCCCGTGATCCAGAAGGCTTCGATGGCACCAAGCTGCTTGAGCTGATGATGGTGTGTGGTTTGCGCTACAGCAGTGAAATGGGTGTTTTCCACCGCTTTGAAACCGAGAGCGACGATAGCGAGCTTCAGTTCTCGATGGTGAATGTGGTTAAACCGGGTACATTCCCCATTGAAGAGATGGGTGAGTTTATGACGCCCGGTATCACGCTGTTGATGCCACTGCCTGGCGCCATTGATAGCGCCGCCGCCTTTGAGGCGATGGTAGAAACCGCCATGGTGGTGGTACGCCATATGGGCGGTGAGCTAAAAGACGAAAACCGCAGCGTAATGACCGCACAAACGATCGAATTTGCCCGCCAGCGGGTACGTGAGTTTGAGCGTCGCCACCGCCTGCATCGTCAACTGCAAGCCCGCTAA
- the ligA gene encoding NAD-dependent DNA ligase LigA, producing MSQPLEEITQLRAALDEANYRYYVLDEPTLTDADYDRKFQRLQQLETENPELVTPDSPTQRVGAAPADGFPSVAHAIPMLSLDNAFSRDDIFAFAERVAERLECTADDLEFTCEPKLDGAAVSLVYEQGMLVSGATRGDGRTGEGITSNLRTLRSVPLKLMGKNVPALLEVRGEVIMRHAGFEALNERAREEGSKVFANPRNAAAGSLRQLDPRITAKRPLEFHAYQAARLEPDLGDTAHSELMQRLSTLGFRASAELKVVKGPQAVADYCEQLGEKRDGLGFDIDGVVIKVNDLRHQRELGFVARAPRWAVAFKYPAQEEVTTLNDVEFQVGRTGAITPVARLEPVTVAGVTVSNATLHNADEIKRLDVMIGDTVSIRRAGDVIPQVVSVHTELRPADARKIIFPEHCPVCGSDIERIEGEAVARCSGGLYCAAQRKEALKHFASRKALDIDGLGEKLIVQLVDLDWVESPAALFHLTVEQLQSLPRMGEKSATNLVNALETAKSTTLARFIYALGIREVGEATAANLANHFGTLDAIQAAELEALEAVNDVGPIVAAHVHTFFRQPHNQETIAALIEAGITWQEAEVTQGPTPLEGQTWVLTGSLESMTRDEGKARLQALGAKVAGSVSKKTTCLVAGEAAGSKLTKAEQMGVEVVDEATFIERLAEWEQR from the coding sequence ATGAGTCAACCTCTGGAAGAGATTACCCAACTGCGGGCCGCCCTGGACGAGGCCAACTACCGTTACTACGTGCTGGATGAACCGACGCTGACGGATGCCGACTACGATCGCAAGTTTCAGCGCTTACAGCAGTTGGAGACTGAGAACCCGGAGTTGGTCACTCCCGATTCTCCCACCCAGCGTGTGGGCGCTGCCCCCGCGGATGGCTTTCCGTCGGTGGCCCACGCTATCCCCATGCTGTCGCTGGATAACGCCTTTAGCCGTGACGATATCTTCGCTTTTGCTGAACGGGTGGCCGAACGCCTTGAATGCACGGCGGACGACCTTGAGTTTACCTGCGAGCCCAAGTTGGACGGCGCGGCCGTTTCGCTGGTGTATGAACAGGGCATGCTGGTGAGCGGCGCGACTCGCGGTGATGGCCGCACCGGCGAAGGTATTACCTCTAACCTGCGCACGCTGCGCTCGGTACCGCTCAAGCTGATGGGTAAAAACGTGCCCGCGCTGTTAGAGGTGCGGGGCGAGGTCATAATGCGCCATGCGGGCTTTGAAGCGCTGAACGAGCGCGCCCGGGAAGAGGGCAGCAAGGTCTTTGCCAATCCGCGCAACGCGGCGGCAGGCAGCCTGCGCCAGTTGGATCCACGCATCACGGCAAAACGCCCGCTAGAGTTTCACGCCTATCAGGCTGCACGCCTGGAGCCGGATTTAGGTGATACTGCGCACAGCGAATTAATGCAGCGTTTGTCCACTTTAGGTTTTCGCGCCAGTGCAGAATTGAAGGTGGTCAAAGGCCCGCAGGCGGTTGCCGATTACTGTGAACAGTTGGGCGAAAAGCGCGACGGCTTAGGTTTTGATATCGACGGCGTGGTGATCAAGGTGAACGACCTGCGCCACCAGCGTGAACTTGGTTTTGTTGCCCGCGCGCCGCGCTGGGCGGTGGCGTTCAAGTATCCTGCTCAAGAAGAGGTCACCACGCTTAACGATGTGGAGTTTCAGGTCGGCCGTACCGGAGCGATTACGCCCGTGGCCCGCCTGGAACCGGTCACCGTAGCCGGTGTGACGGTGTCTAACGCGACGCTACACAACGCTGATGAGATCAAACGTTTGGATGTCATGATCGGCGATACGGTGTCAATACGCCGGGCCGGTGATGTGATTCCCCAAGTGGTGAGCGTGCATACCGAGCTGCGACCAGCGGATGCCAGGAAGATCATTTTTCCCGAACACTGCCCGGTGTGCGGTTCGGATATCGAGCGTATTGAAGGCGAAGCGGTGGCGCGCTGCTCTGGCGGCCTTTACTGCGCGGCGCAGCGTAAAGAAGCGCTCAAGCATTTCGCCAGTCGCAAAGCGCTGGATATTGACGGCTTGGGCGAAAAGCTGATCGTGCAGTTAGTGGATTTGGATTGGGTGGAATCCCCGGCGGCGCTGTTTCACCTGACAGTAGAGCAGCTTCAAAGCCTGCCGCGTATGGGTGAGAAGTCAGCCACCAACTTGGTCAACGCGCTAGAAACCGCTAAGTCGACCACCTTGGCGCGGTTTATTTATGCGTTAGGTATTCGTGAAGTAGGCGAGGCAACGGCGGCCAATCTCGCCAACCACTTTGGCACCCTTGACGCCATTCAAGCCGCGGAGTTGGAAGCGCTGGAAGCGGTCAACGATGTCGGCCCGATTGTAGCCGCCCATGTGCACACTTTCTTTCGCCAACCGCACAACCAGGAAACCATTGCCGCCTTGATTGAGGCGGGCATTACCTGGCAAGAGGCGGAAGTCACCCAAGGCCCCACGCCGCTGGAAGGCCAGACCTGGGTGCTTACCGGCTCGCTTGAGAGTATGACCCGGGATGAGGGCAAGGCGCGTTTGCAGGCGTTGGGTGCTAAGGTGGCGGGTAGTGTATCGAAGAAGACGACCTGTCTGGTCGCAGGCGAAGCGGCGGGCAGTAAACTTACCAAAGCTGAACAGATGGGCGTGGAAGTTGTGGACGAAGCCACCTTTATCGAACGTTTGGCAGAGTGGGAGCAGCGTTAA
- a CDS encoding YheU family protein — MSRFIEVPARMLPPDTLNALLEAFVTRQGYDTTDTTGEGMHGWVVELKKQLERNELIIAHDLELEMTEVMTLAQWRSFGRDIADDEEEGDI; from the coding sequence ATGAGCCGTTTTATTGAAGTACCCGCCCGAATGCTGCCACCGGACACCCTCAATGCCCTGCTGGAGGCGTTTGTGACCCGCCAGGGCTACGACACCACCGATACAACGGGCGAGGGCATGCACGGCTGGGTCGTCGAGCTGAAAAAGCAGCTTGAGCGCAATGAGCTGATTATCGCCCACGACCTTGAGCTAGAAATGACCGAAGTGATGACCCTGGCTCAGTGGCGTTCGTTTGGGCGCGATATCGCCGACGACGAGGAAGAGGGCGATATTTAA